A DNA window from Vigna angularis cultivar LongXiaoDou No.4 chromosome 1, ASM1680809v1, whole genome shotgun sequence contains the following coding sequences:
- the LOC108320466 gene encoding polycomb group protein FIE1 isoform X2 has product MVGETGKLFGLGCDPVVGSLTSSKKKEYRVTNRLQEGKRPLYAVVFNFIDSRYFNVFATVGGNRVTIYQCLEGGVIAVLQSYVDEDKDESFYTVSWACNVDGTPFAVAGGINGVIRVIDAGNEKIHKQSFVGHGDSVNEIRTQTLRPSLVISASKDESVRLWNVHTGICILIFAGAGGHRNEVLSVDFHPSDIYRIASCGMDNTVKIWSMKEFWTYVEKSFTWTDLPSKFPTKYVQFPVYNASVHLNYVDCNRWLGDFILSKSVDNEIVLWEPKVKEQTPGEGVVDILQKYPIPECDIWFIKFSCDFHFNIAAVGNREGKIFIWELQSSPPVLLARLSHPQSKSPIRQTATSFDGSTILSCCEDGTIWRWDEVTNSST; this is encoded by the exons ATGGTGGGTGAAACGGGAAAGTTGTTTGGTTTGGGATGTGATCCAGTAGTGGGATCACTGACTTCTTCAAAGAAGAAGGAATACAGGGTTACAAATCGTCTCCAGGAGGGAAAGCGTCCtctatatgctgttgttttcaACTTCATAGACTCCCGCTATTTCAATGTCTTTGCCACTGTTGGTGGCAATAGG GTTACAATTTATCAATGTCTTGAAGGAGGAGTTATTGCTGTTTTGCAATCTTATGTAGACGAAGAT AAGGATGAGTCTTTTTACACAGTGAGTTGGGCATGCAATGTTGATGGAACTCCATTTGCTGTGGCTGGAGGAATTAACGGGGTTATCCGAGTCATTGATGCTGGCAATGAGAAGATACACAAG CAGAGTTTTGTTGGCCATGGAGACTCTGTAAATGAAATCAGGACTCAAACATTAAGGCCATCGCTTGTGATATCTGCAAGCAAA GATGAATCTGTCCGCTTGTGGAATGTTCATACTGGCATATGCATTTTGATATTTGCTGGAGCTGGAGGACATCGTAATGAAGTTTTAAGTGTT GATTTTCATCCATCAGATATATATCGCATTGCTAGTTGTGGCATGGATAACACTGTAAAAATATGGTCTATGAAAG AGTTCTGGACATACGTAGAAAAATCATTCACTTGGACAGATCTTCCTTCTAAGTTTCCCACAAAATATGTCCAGTTTCCG GTTTACAATGCTTCAGTTCATTTAAATTATGTTGACTGTAATAGGTGGCTTGGTGATTTTATCCTCTCAAAG AGTGTTGACAATGAAATTGTCTTGTGGGAACCTAAAGTGAAGGAACAAACTCCTGGGGAG GGTGTAGTTGACATCCTTCAGAAATACCCTATTCCCGAGTGTGATATCTGGTTCATCAAGTTTTCTTGTGATTTCCATTTCAACATAGCTGCTGTGG GTAACAGGGAAGGGAAGATTTTTATTTGGGAATTGCAGTCAAGTCCTCCTGTACTTCTTGCAAG GTTGTCACATCCTCAATCAAAATCTCCAATCAGACAGACTGCTACATCTTTTGATGGAAG TACTATATTGAGTTGCTGTGAGGATGGGACAATATGGCGTTGGGATGAAGTTACAAACTCCTCAACCTAA
- the LOC108320466 gene encoding polycomb group protein FIE1 isoform X1, whose amino-acid sequence MVGETGKLFGLGCDPVVGSLTSSKKKEYRVTNRLQEGKRPLYAVVFNFIDSRYFNVFATVGGNRVTIYQCLEGGVIAVLQSYVDEDKDESFYTVSWACNVDGTPFAVAGGINGVIRVIDAGNEKIHKQSFVGHGDSVNEIRTQTLRPSLVISASKDESVRLWNVHTGICILIFAGAGGHRNEVLSVDFHPSDIYRIASCGMDNTVKIWSMKEFWTYVEKSFTWTDLPSKFPTKYVQFPVYNASVHLNYVDCNRWLGDFILSKSVDNEIVLWEPKVKEQTPGEGVVDILQKYPIPECDIWFIKFSCDFHFNIAAVGNREGKIFIWELQSSPPVLLARLSHPQSKSPIRQTATSFDGRYFSSYIDVAAYNFDAMLSFSFNPSPFLCLL is encoded by the exons ATGGTGGGTGAAACGGGAAAGTTGTTTGGTTTGGGATGTGATCCAGTAGTGGGATCACTGACTTCTTCAAAGAAGAAGGAATACAGGGTTACAAATCGTCTCCAGGAGGGAAAGCGTCCtctatatgctgttgttttcaACTTCATAGACTCCCGCTATTTCAATGTCTTTGCCACTGTTGGTGGCAATAGG GTTACAATTTATCAATGTCTTGAAGGAGGAGTTATTGCTGTTTTGCAATCTTATGTAGACGAAGAT AAGGATGAGTCTTTTTACACAGTGAGTTGGGCATGCAATGTTGATGGAACTCCATTTGCTGTGGCTGGAGGAATTAACGGGGTTATCCGAGTCATTGATGCTGGCAATGAGAAGATACACAAG CAGAGTTTTGTTGGCCATGGAGACTCTGTAAATGAAATCAGGACTCAAACATTAAGGCCATCGCTTGTGATATCTGCAAGCAAA GATGAATCTGTCCGCTTGTGGAATGTTCATACTGGCATATGCATTTTGATATTTGCTGGAGCTGGAGGACATCGTAATGAAGTTTTAAGTGTT GATTTTCATCCATCAGATATATATCGCATTGCTAGTTGTGGCATGGATAACACTGTAAAAATATGGTCTATGAAAG AGTTCTGGACATACGTAGAAAAATCATTCACTTGGACAGATCTTCCTTCTAAGTTTCCCACAAAATATGTCCAGTTTCCG GTTTACAATGCTTCAGTTCATTTAAATTATGTTGACTGTAATAGGTGGCTTGGTGATTTTATCCTCTCAAAG AGTGTTGACAATGAAATTGTCTTGTGGGAACCTAAAGTGAAGGAACAAACTCCTGGGGAG GGTGTAGTTGACATCCTTCAGAAATACCCTATTCCCGAGTGTGATATCTGGTTCATCAAGTTTTCTTGTGATTTCCATTTCAACATAGCTGCTGTGG GTAACAGGGAAGGGAAGATTTTTATTTGGGAATTGCAGTCAAGTCCTCCTGTACTTCTTGCAAG GTTGTCACATCCTCAATCAAAATCTCCAATCAGACAGACTGCTACATCTTTTGATGGAAGGTATTTTTCTTCATACATTGATGTTGCTGCTTATAATTTTGATGCAatgttgtctttttcttttaaccCTAGTCCTTTCTTGTGTTTGTTGTAG
- the LOC108320466 gene encoding polycomb group protein FIE1 isoform X3, with protein MVGETGKLFGLGCDPVVGSLTSSKKKEYRVTNRLQEGKRPLYAVVFNFIDSRYFNVFATVGGNRVTIYQCLEGGVIAVLQSYVDEDKDESFYTVSWACNVDGTPFAVAGGINGVIRVIDAGNEKIHKSFVGHGDSVNEIRTQTLRPSLVISASKDESVRLWNVHTGICILIFAGAGGHRNEVLSVDFHPSDIYRIASCGMDNTVKIWSMKEFWTYVEKSFTWTDLPSKFPTKYVQFPVYNASVHLNYVDCNRWLGDFILSKSVDNEIVLWEPKVKEQTPGEGVVDILQKYPIPECDIWFIKFSCDFHFNIAAVGNREGKIFIWELQSSPPVLLARLSHPQSKSPIRQTATSFDGSTILSCCEDGTIWRWDEVTNSST; from the exons ATGGTGGGTGAAACGGGAAAGTTGTTTGGTTTGGGATGTGATCCAGTAGTGGGATCACTGACTTCTTCAAAGAAGAAGGAATACAGGGTTACAAATCGTCTCCAGGAGGGAAAGCGTCCtctatatgctgttgttttcaACTTCATAGACTCCCGCTATTTCAATGTCTTTGCCACTGTTGGTGGCAATAGG GTTACAATTTATCAATGTCTTGAAGGAGGAGTTATTGCTGTTTTGCAATCTTATGTAGACGAAGAT AAGGATGAGTCTTTTTACACAGTGAGTTGGGCATGCAATGTTGATGGAACTCCATTTGCTGTGGCTGGAGGAATTAACGGGGTTATCCGAGTCATTGATGCTGGCAATGAGAAGATACACAAG AGTTTTGTTGGCCATGGAGACTCTGTAAATGAAATCAGGACTCAAACATTAAGGCCATCGCTTGTGATATCTGCAAGCAAA GATGAATCTGTCCGCTTGTGGAATGTTCATACTGGCATATGCATTTTGATATTTGCTGGAGCTGGAGGACATCGTAATGAAGTTTTAAGTGTT GATTTTCATCCATCAGATATATATCGCATTGCTAGTTGTGGCATGGATAACACTGTAAAAATATGGTCTATGAAAG AGTTCTGGACATACGTAGAAAAATCATTCACTTGGACAGATCTTCCTTCTAAGTTTCCCACAAAATATGTCCAGTTTCCG GTTTACAATGCTTCAGTTCATTTAAATTATGTTGACTGTAATAGGTGGCTTGGTGATTTTATCCTCTCAAAG AGTGTTGACAATGAAATTGTCTTGTGGGAACCTAAAGTGAAGGAACAAACTCCTGGGGAG GGTGTAGTTGACATCCTTCAGAAATACCCTATTCCCGAGTGTGATATCTGGTTCATCAAGTTTTCTTGTGATTTCCATTTCAACATAGCTGCTGTGG GTAACAGGGAAGGGAAGATTTTTATTTGGGAATTGCAGTCAAGTCCTCCTGTACTTCTTGCAAG GTTGTCACATCCTCAATCAAAATCTCCAATCAGACAGACTGCTACATCTTTTGATGGAAG TACTATATTGAGTTGCTGTGAGGATGGGACAATATGGCGTTGGGATGAAGTTACAAACTCCTCAACCTAA